A single window of Dermochelys coriacea isolate rDerCor1 chromosome 14, rDerCor1.pri.v4, whole genome shotgun sequence DNA harbors:
- the LOC119842782 gene encoding E3 ubiquitin/ISG15 ligase TRIM25-like isoform X7, translating to MAELVRAPSVPSLAGLEEELTCSICLSLFENPVTTPCGHNFCGPCLDVLWSGLLAGFSCPQCRAGFQRRPELQKNTVLCRVVEQFQSSQPAGPAEAKRGWDESRSEVACDSCLEAAAARTCLTCMASFCLEHLRPHQESPAFRDHALCPPLRDLPRRKCPEHNKLLEFFCREHASCICCVCLVSHRTCLAGPLQEAKAEKESQLKNRLTELYNQSEKASLALDEVRVLQRQTSETAARKMDLLRSEFLEIKALIEEEENKAMKKVEEEEKRVCDKFDYVHNVLGKKKNEIQVIRDQIEMALTEDDDITFLKKAATLPQTSTKNVFIPRIDLDQNLIHTIYQGAFSLKEIVKRTVNQPQEKKMEAGGQSSPSVEEKANPQWKPKAFQINPSNKLSASGRKAMGSQAPKIGKAPQKPQPELSEDADTRDKRKPAKSAPNTANPGATSLESFLTKSREELLESQPSVLSQLEHFLHIDCY from the exons ATGGCGGAGCTAGTGCGGGCGCCGTCCGTGCCCTCCCTGGCCGGGCTGGAAGAGGAGCTCACCTGCTCCATCTGCCTGAGCCTCTTCGAGAACCCGGTCACCACGCCCTGCGGCCACAACTTCTGCGGGCCCTGCCTCGACGTCCTCTGGAGCGGCCTCCTGGCGGGCTTCAGCTGCCCGCAGTGCCGGGCCGGCTTCCAGCGCCGGCCCGAGCTGCAGAAAAACACGGTGCTGTGCCGGGTGgtggagcagttccagagctcccagcccgcCGGCCCGGCCGAGGCGAAGAGAGGCTGGGACGAGAGCCGCTCCGAGGTGGCCTGCGACAGCTGCCTGGAGGCCGCGGCGGCCAGGACCTGCCTCACCTGCATGGCCTCCTTCTGCCTGGAGCACCTGCGGCCGCACCAGGAGAGCCCGGCGTTCCGCGACCACGCGCTGTGCCCGCCCCTGCGGGACCTGCCGCGGAGGAAGTGCCCCGAGCACAACAAGCTGCTGGAGTTCTTCTGCCGGGAGCACGCCAGCTGCATCTGCTGCGTCTGCCTGGTCAGCCACCGGACCTGCCTCGCCGGCCCGCTGCAGGAGGCCAAGGCGGAGAAGGAG TCACAGCTGAAGAACAGACTGACGGAGCTGTATAATCAGAGCGAAAAAGCTTCTCTGGCACTGGATGAAGTGAGGGTGCTGCAAAGACAAACCAGT GAGACAGCTGCCCGAAAGATGGATTTGCTCAGAAGTGAGTTCTTGGAAATTAAAGCTTtaatagaagaagaagaaaacaaggcaATGAAGAAGGTCGAAGAAGAGGAAAAGCGAGTCTGTGATAAGTTTGATTATGTCCATAACGtcctgggaaaaaagaaaaatgaaattcaggtcATCAGGGACCAGATTGAAATGGCACTGACTGAAGATGAtgacattacatttttaaag AAAGCAGCAACATTGCCACAGACTTCaaccaaaaatgttttcatcCCCAGAATTGATCTGGACCAGAACTTAATACACACCATTTATCAAGGTGCCTTTTCCCTTAAAGAAATAGTGAAACGAACGGTGAATCAACCTCAGGAGAAGAAAATGGAAG CAGGTGGACAGTCCAGCCCAAGTGTGGAGGAGAAGG CAAATCCACAGTGGAAACCTAAGGCTTTTCAAATAAACCCTTCAAATAAACTCTCAGCATCTGGAAGAAAAGCTATGGGATCAC AAGCTCCAAAAATAGGTAAAGCCCCTCAGAAGCCTCAGCCGGAGTTGAGTGAGGATGCAGACACGA GGGATAAAAGAAAACCTGCCAAATCTG
- the LOC119842782 gene encoding E3 ubiquitin/ISG15 ligase TRIM25-like isoform X8 yields the protein MAELVRAPSVPSLAGLEEELTCSICLSLFENPVTTPCGHNFCGPCLDVLWSGLLAGFSCPQCRAGFQRRPELQKNTVLCRVVEQFQSSQPAGPAEAKRGWDESRSEVACDSCLEAAAARTCLTCMASFCLEHLRPHQESPAFRDHALCPPLRDLPRRKCPEHNKLLEFFCREHASCICCVCLVSHRTCLAGPLQEAKAEKESQLKNRLTELYNQSEKASLALDEVRVLQRQTSETAARKMDLLRSEFLEIKALIEEEENKAMKKVEEEEKRVCDKFDYVHNVLGKKKNEIQVIRDQIEMALTEDDDITFLKKAATLPQTSTKNVFIPRIDLDQNLIHTIYQGAFSLKEIVKRTVNQPQEKKMEAGGQSSPSVEEKANPQWKPKAFQINPSNKLSASGRKAMGSQAPKIGKAPQKPQPELSEDADTRDKRKPAKSGKCRTSRDFYSKKQSKTYYLKCKVEDG from the exons ATGGCGGAGCTAGTGCGGGCGCCGTCCGTGCCCTCCCTGGCCGGGCTGGAAGAGGAGCTCACCTGCTCCATCTGCCTGAGCCTCTTCGAGAACCCGGTCACCACGCCCTGCGGCCACAACTTCTGCGGGCCCTGCCTCGACGTCCTCTGGAGCGGCCTCCTGGCGGGCTTCAGCTGCCCGCAGTGCCGGGCCGGCTTCCAGCGCCGGCCCGAGCTGCAGAAAAACACGGTGCTGTGCCGGGTGgtggagcagttccagagctcccagcccgcCGGCCCGGCCGAGGCGAAGAGAGGCTGGGACGAGAGCCGCTCCGAGGTGGCCTGCGACAGCTGCCTGGAGGCCGCGGCGGCCAGGACCTGCCTCACCTGCATGGCCTCCTTCTGCCTGGAGCACCTGCGGCCGCACCAGGAGAGCCCGGCGTTCCGCGACCACGCGCTGTGCCCGCCCCTGCGGGACCTGCCGCGGAGGAAGTGCCCCGAGCACAACAAGCTGCTGGAGTTCTTCTGCCGGGAGCACGCCAGCTGCATCTGCTGCGTCTGCCTGGTCAGCCACCGGACCTGCCTCGCCGGCCCGCTGCAGGAGGCCAAGGCGGAGAAGGAG TCACAGCTGAAGAACAGACTGACGGAGCTGTATAATCAGAGCGAAAAAGCTTCTCTGGCACTGGATGAAGTGAGGGTGCTGCAAAGACAAACCAGT GAGACAGCTGCCCGAAAGATGGATTTGCTCAGAAGTGAGTTCTTGGAAATTAAAGCTTtaatagaagaagaagaaaacaaggcaATGAAGAAGGTCGAAGAAGAGGAAAAGCGAGTCTGTGATAAGTTTGATTATGTCCATAACGtcctgggaaaaaagaaaaatgaaattcaggtcATCAGGGACCAGATTGAAATGGCACTGACTGAAGATGAtgacattacatttttaaag AAAGCAGCAACATTGCCACAGACTTCaaccaaaaatgttttcatcCCCAGAATTGATCTGGACCAGAACTTAATACACACCATTTATCAAGGTGCCTTTTCCCTTAAAGAAATAGTGAAACGAACGGTGAATCAACCTCAGGAGAAGAAAATGGAAG CAGGTGGACAGTCCAGCCCAAGTGTGGAGGAGAAGG CAAATCCACAGTGGAAACCTAAGGCTTTTCAAATAAACCCTTCAAATAAACTCTCAGCATCTGGAAGAAAAGCTATGGGATCAC AAGCTCCAAAAATAGGTAAAGCCCCTCAGAAGCCTCAGCCGGAGTTGAGTGAGGATGCAGACACGA GGGATAAAAGAAAACCTGCCAAATCTGGTAAGTGCAGAACTTCAAGAGATTTTTACtccaaaaagcaaagcaaaacataCTACTTAAAATGCAAAGTAGAGGATGGCTGA